In Lactococcus garvieae subsp. garvieae, the following proteins share a genomic window:
- the nox gene encoding H2O-forming NADH oxidase produces MKIVIIGTNHAGIAAANTLLDNYPGHEITMIDRNSNMSYLGCGTALWVGRQIDQPNELFYARPDDFEAKGAKVLTETEVSSIDFEHKKVYATTKAGEEHVEDYDKLILAMGSRPIIPKITGNELEGIHFLKLFQEGQAVDEEFAKEEVKRIAVIGAGYIGTEIAEAAKRRGKEVLLFDAETTSLASYYDEDFAKGMDENLANHGVELHFGETAEAFKGTNGRVSQIVTNKGTYDVDMVINCIGFTANSALVGDELDTLRNGAVKVDKHQQTSNPDVYAVGDVATIYSNALQDFTYIALASNAVRSGIVAGHNIGGTVLESAGVQGSNGISIFGYNMTSTGFSVKAAQKFGLEVAYTDFEDKQKAWFLHENNDTVKIRIVYEKTSRRIVGAQMASYGEIIAGNINMFSLAIQDQKTIDELALLDLFFLPHFNSPYNYMTVAALKAE; encoded by the coding sequence ATGAAAATCGTTATTATAGGCACAAATCACGCAGGTATTGCTGCGGCAAACACATTATTAGACAACTATCCTGGTCATGAAATTACCATGATCGATCGTAACAGTAACATGAGTTACTTGGGCTGTGGGACAGCCTTATGGGTGGGCCGTCAAATTGATCAACCGAATGAACTTTTCTATGCACGACCAGATGATTTTGAAGCAAAAGGAGCGAAGGTGTTGACTGAAACTGAAGTTTCATCAATTGATTTCGAGCATAAAAAAGTGTATGCCACAACAAAAGCCGGAGAAGAGCACGTGGAAGATTATGACAAACTCATTCTTGCGATGGGTTCAAGACCAATCATTCCTAAAATTACAGGTAATGAATTAGAAGGTATTCATTTTCTCAAACTCTTCCAAGAAGGGCAAGCAGTGGATGAGGAATTTGCTAAAGAAGAAGTGAAACGTATTGCCGTTATTGGGGCGGGCTACATTGGTACAGAAATCGCTGAAGCGGCGAAACGTCGCGGAAAAGAAGTGTTGCTCTTTGATGCGGAAACTACGTCTTTAGCTTCCTATTATGATGAAGACTTTGCGAAAGGAATGGATGAAAACCTTGCAAACCATGGCGTAGAACTTCATTTTGGTGAAACTGCCGAGGCTTTTAAAGGCACAAATGGCCGAGTTTCTCAAATTGTGACTAATAAAGGGACCTATGATGTGGATATGGTAATTAACTGTATCGGCTTTACGGCAAACAGCGCCCTTGTGGGAGATGAACTGGATACGCTTCGAAATGGAGCAGTGAAGGTAGATAAGCATCAACAGACAAGTAATCCTGATGTCTACGCAGTCGGCGATGTGGCTACGATTTATTCTAATGCTTTGCAAGATTTTACATATATTGCTCTTGCTTCTAATGCGGTACGCTCAGGGATTGTTGCTGGGCATAACATTGGCGGAACAGTCCTCGAATCAGCTGGTGTTCAAGGGTCAAATGGTATCTCGATCTTCGGCTATAATATGACTTCTACAGGTTTTTCTGTTAAAGCCGCACAAAAATTTGGTTTAGAAGTTGCTTACACTGATTTTGAAGATAAGCAAAAAGCTTGGTTCCTCCATGAAAATAATGATACGGTGAAAATTCGTATTGTTTATGAAAAAACAAGTCGACGTATCGTAGGCGCGCAAATGGCGAGCTACGGGGAGATTATCGCGGGGAATATCAATATGTTCAGCTTGGCTATCCAAGATCAAAAAACAATTGATGAACTTGCGCTTCTCGATTTGTTCTTCTTGCCCCACTTTAACAGCCCTTATAACTATATGACTGTTGCTGCTTTAAAGGCAGAATGA
- a CDS encoding WxL domain-containing protein has translation MNKIILKSTATVATLMVIAPIAAPSVFAADANYSTPGDVEFVTGDTGTKPVDPENPGATVDPENPDPSIPVLPPVEVTKGLSLDFASSLSFGQQKISSTDEIYYAHGQKVLDGSGTVSGIVPNYAQVTDVRGTFAGWTLSVATDGQFREKGTDMTATPEAGAPLGTYLSGAQLKFSKGVSNGTVTGAKPSNVNASTFALSTSDQVIMSAKANEGMGTWTYALGATSDYDASATAKDAVATQSPITLTVPGSTAKKASGYTTNLIWKLSDTPGN, from the coding sequence ATGAACAAAATTATATTGAAATCAACTGCCACAGTGGCTACTTTGATGGTTATTGCTCCAATCGCAGCACCATCAGTATTTGCGGCAGATGCAAACTATTCTACGCCAGGAGATGTAGAATTTGTCACAGGCGACACGGGCACAAAACCAGTGGACCCAGAAAATCCAGGAGCAACAGTAGATCCAGAAAACCCAGATCCAAGTATTCCGGTATTGCCACCAGTAGAAGTAACAAAGGGTTTGAGCTTGGACTTTGCATCAAGTCTTTCGTTTGGACAACAAAAAATTAGCTCAACAGATGAAATTTACTATGCACATGGACAGAAGGTTCTTGATGGAAGTGGGACAGTCAGTGGTATTGTTCCCAACTACGCTCAAGTAACTGATGTACGGGGAACTTTTGCAGGGTGGACACTTTCTGTAGCAACAGATGGACAATTCAGAGAAAAAGGTACAGACATGACTGCAACACCAGAAGCGGGCGCTCCTCTTGGAACATACTTGAGCGGTGCACAACTTAAGTTCAGTAAAGGTGTATCAAACGGAACAGTTACTGGTGCGAAGCCTTCAAATGTTAATGCTTCTACATTCGCTTTAAGTACTTCAGATCAAGTGATCATGTCCGCTAAGGCTAATGAAGGTATGGGAACTTGGACCTATGCATTAGGAGCCACATCTGATTATGATGCGTCTGCAACAGCAAAAGATGCCGTTGCTACTCAATCACCAATCACCCTTACTGTTCCGGGCAGCACAGCTAAAAAAGCTTCAGGCTATACAACAAATCTTATCTGGAAACTTTCTGATACACCAGGAAACTAA
- a CDS encoding WxL domain-containing protein, with protein MKTFIAMLCLLSFIQLTDLGKAEEMKVNYGNDASIQYAMGEFSIDFVSSLDFGTNEISNQNQVYFAQAQRYYKSTLVTPNFIQITDNRGTLKGWTLKVYEKEQFKAEDYSQYQELKGASLSFDKPILVTNNNAQQPQAYEVRNLVPGIETLVAQAKVGEGAGTWIIRWGNKEDLFSRKFSTSAKDISKYFTSSVSLYVPGDTPKEATTYRTNLTWILSELPDNQ; from the coding sequence ATGAAAACCTTTATTGCGATGCTGTGCCTTTTGTCTTTTATCCAGTTGACAGACTTAGGAAAGGCAGAGGAAATGAAAGTCAACTATGGGAATGATGCGTCCATCCAGTATGCGATGGGTGAGTTTTCAATTGATTTTGTCAGCAGTCTGGATTTTGGGACCAATGAAATTTCTAACCAAAATCAAGTTTATTTTGCACAAGCTCAACGTTATTATAAATCGACACTTGTTACACCTAACTTTATCCAAATAACGGATAATCGGGGCACTTTAAAAGGCTGGACACTTAAAGTTTACGAAAAAGAACAATTTAAAGCAGAAGACTACTCTCAATATCAGGAATTAAAAGGCGCTTCTCTCTCTTTTGACAAACCTATTTTAGTGACGAATAACAATGCCCAACAGCCCCAAGCTTACGAGGTAAGGAACTTGGTACCGGGAATTGAAACGCTAGTGGCTCAAGCCAAGGTTGGGGAAGGTGCGGGCACTTGGATAATTCGCTGGGGAAATAAGGAAGATCTCTTTTCAAGAAAGTTTTCTACAAGTGCTAAAGACATCTCAAAATATTTTACTTCATCCGTTAGTCTTTATGTTCCAGGCGATACGCCAAAAGAGGCTACAACTTATCGTACCAACTTAACATGGATATTAAGTGAACTACCAGATAATCAATGA
- a CDS encoding helix-turn-helix domain-containing protein, producing MLKYLDEDDFKKLQILYYLENHHLSTVLFDDLIEELHLNNYQVKKLLSEIQSEIKSWKLENYYLIDLQTQKSFVRYERRTQGNIMLLLNHYVKRSQMQALIRAVFTEEVNKIAELEDVVFLSKSATYKLVKKFTDLTREYGVTIDKNMRFSGDEWKIREFLYNFYHTLYGDLYKSFSADVATDLEQMINALEEIEGLFIRGLSLTDRTKLLYRLFVIYTRNYLGNKASAQDFMKIDSRFIEPIAHILRHYLDGSNEEVLEETYELLYFLSSESITAHCDFQIPTNVSELTQAFTESFTTKFQEHQSEINQEEVQIELNNIHLRLLISLRANFDVSSLNDFNFMGENYEDIELFCNNFADKMLLDKRYAPLFLEKHHALVREYMFLILCYTTAYRTRRPVKICVDFSYGISYNRYILKNIKSLGFLNIEASEGKNKEDIDIYLSNLPSREVEAEQIIWASPPTSYDWEFFGNTVVKVKKDNFNA from the coding sequence GTGTTAAAATATTTAGACGAAGATGATTTTAAAAAGCTTCAAATTTTATATTATTTAGAAAATCATCATCTCTCTACGGTACTTTTTGATGACTTAATTGAAGAATTACACCTTAATAATTATCAAGTCAAGAAGCTCTTATCTGAGATACAATCAGAAATTAAATCTTGGAAATTAGAAAATTATTACCTCATCGATCTCCAGACGCAGAAAAGTTTCGTACGTTATGAAAGAAGAACCCAAGGAAACATCATGCTTCTTTTAAATCATTACGTTAAGAGATCACAGATGCAAGCCTTGATTCGAGCAGTCTTTACTGAAGAAGTGAACAAAATTGCTGAACTCGAAGATGTTGTCTTTTTATCAAAGTCAGCCACGTATAAACTGGTGAAAAAATTTACGGATTTAACGAGGGAATACGGTGTAACAATTGATAAAAACATGCGCTTTTCCGGTGATGAATGGAAGATTAGAGAGTTTCTCTATAATTTCTATCACACGTTATATGGCGATCTTTATAAGAGTTTTTCAGCAGATGTAGCCACGGACCTTGAACAAATGATAAACGCTTTGGAGGAGATAGAGGGACTTTTTATTCGAGGCTTAAGTTTAACAGATCGAACAAAATTGTTGTATCGCCTCTTTGTTATCTATACGAGAAATTATTTGGGAAATAAAGCTTCAGCGCAAGATTTCATGAAAATAGACAGTCGGTTTATTGAGCCCATAGCCCATATTTTACGACATTATCTCGATGGTTCGAATGAAGAAGTTTTGGAAGAGACCTATGAGCTTCTTTATTTTCTTTCAAGTGAGAGCATTACGGCACATTGTGATTTTCAAATTCCAACGAACGTAAGCGAGTTAACACAGGCTTTTACGGAAAGTTTCACTACTAAATTTCAAGAGCACCAAAGTGAAATTAACCAAGAAGAGGTACAAATAGAGTTAAACAATATCCATCTTCGTTTATTGATTTCTTTAAGAGCAAACTTTGATGTATCTAGTTTGAATGATTTTAACTTCATGGGCGAAAATTATGAAGATATTGAGCTCTTTTGTAATAACTTTGCAGATAAAATGTTACTTGATAAGCGTTATGCTCCATTATTTCTGGAAAAACACCACGCCCTTGTTCGTGAATATATGTTTTTAATTTTGTGCTATACCACTGCTTATCGTACAAGACGTCCTGTAAAAATCTGTGTAGACTTTTCATATGGTATCTCTTATAACAGATATATACTTAAGAATATCAAGTCACTAGGATTTTTGAATATTGAAGCGAGTGAAGGAAAAAATAAAGAGGATATTGATATCTATCTTTCTAATCTTCCTTCCCGAGAAGTTGAAGCAGAACAAATTATTTGGGCATCACCACCCACATCTTATGATTGGGAATTTTTTGGAAATACAGTAGTTAAAGTAAAAAAAGACAACTTTAATGCTTAG
- a CDS encoding DUF916 and DUF3324 domain-containing protein — protein sequence MKNLKKWVALTVALTGVVAFGKPAFANQFNFSVKAILPENQASKASYFDLLMTPGQEQTLTVELSNSTDKTVTVEQGLASATTNLNGVVEYSPNKIKPDASLKYNMKDYVKLDKEIVLAPKTTKTVKINAKMPNSAFKGYMAGGLTYKEKSSEEKTTDTKGISIQNEYAYVVALLMSQSQDKVKPDLKLTKVSPDQVNYRNVINANLQNPTMGYLNQMQLSATVKGLDNPKIEYKSSKEMMQMAPNSNFDYPISLEGEKLQAGKYQIKMLVHGQKDENGKYLVKDDKGNETRYRYEWTFTKDFEIAADRARELNKKDVTIKEDNSWIKWLILALILLLLIFILFFILWKRRKKEEDEKAARIAELEQKLNEKENKN from the coding sequence ATGAAAAACTTAAAAAAATGGGTCGCTCTTACAGTTGCACTGACAGGGGTAGTTGCCTTTGGAAAACCGGCTTTTGCCAACCAGTTTAACTTTAGTGTAAAAGCAATTCTTCCGGAAAATCAAGCAAGCAAGGCATCTTATTTTGATCTTCTTATGACACCAGGGCAAGAACAGACACTTACTGTAGAACTGAGCAACTCAACGGACAAAACAGTTACTGTTGAGCAAGGGTTAGCAAGTGCAACGACCAACCTAAACGGGGTCGTAGAATATTCGCCCAATAAAATCAAGCCTGATGCTTCATTAAAGTATAATATGAAGGACTATGTCAAGCTTGATAAAGAAATTGTCCTCGCTCCCAAAACGACAAAGACCGTAAAAATCAATGCGAAAATGCCCAATTCAGCTTTTAAAGGCTATATGGCTGGCGGATTGACATATAAGGAAAAGTCGAGTGAGGAAAAAACAACAGACACTAAGGGAATCAGTATTCAAAATGAATATGCTTATGTGGTTGCACTTTTAATGAGTCAATCGCAAGATAAAGTAAAGCCAGATTTGAAGCTGACAAAAGTTTCTCCGGATCAAGTCAACTATCGCAATGTCATCAATGCTAACTTGCAAAACCCGACAATGGGCTACCTCAATCAAATGCAGTTATCCGCAACAGTTAAGGGATTGGATAATCCGAAGATTGAGTATAAATCAAGTAAAGAAATGATGCAAATGGCGCCAAATTCTAACTTTGACTATCCTATCTCTCTGGAAGGTGAGAAATTACAAGCAGGCAAATATCAAATTAAAATGCTGGTCCATGGTCAAAAAGACGAAAATGGAAAATATCTTGTTAAAGACGATAAAGGAAATGAAACAAGATATAGATATGAATGGACCTTTACAAAAGATTTTGAAATCGCAGCGGACAGAGCGCGTGAGCTTAATAAAAAAGATGTGACCATAAAAGAAGACAATTCTTGGATAAAATGGTTAATCCTTGCCCTGATTCTCTTACTTTTGATCTTTATTCTCTTCTTTATCCTTTGGAAACGTCGTAAGAAAGAAGAAGACGAAAAAGCAGCTCGCATTGCTGAGCTTGAGCAAAAATTAAATGAAAAAGAAAATAAAAACTAA
- a CDS encoding class A sortase produces the protein MKKKRLKILITLLLILMLGLLSIPFSKYFSIATHSQLMKTETIRTDIPKDVAAPEPIQPPRLKDVLNASVNQDKSAVGQIVAPSVAVSQPIFVGLTQKNMAQGTVSLFPNRNPEAQSLTVIGHHVQYDSSLLFGGIQELENGADVYVRYFDHYYAYKVESNRIIRETDLSELQDKGPNYLYLVTCNSATETPYRVLVTAKKVTESPVKKIQSTFHEKQTAIQKTQTKTYWLKFLLPLLVVLILALVFLIYIWRL, from the coding sequence ATGAAGAAAAAACGTTTAAAAATATTAATTACTCTGCTCTTAATTCTAATGCTGGGCCTACTTTCTATTCCTTTCTCAAAATATTTTAGTATAGCCACCCATTCTCAACTTATGAAAACAGAAACCATAAGAACGGATATTCCAAAAGATGTTGCTGCTCCTGAGCCCATTCAGCCGCCTCGCTTAAAAGATGTACTTAATGCTTCTGTGAATCAAGATAAAAGTGCTGTCGGACAAATTGTTGCACCAAGTGTTGCCGTCAGTCAACCCATCTTTGTAGGATTGACACAAAAAAATATGGCTCAGGGCACTGTAAGCCTCTTTCCAAATCGCAATCCTGAAGCCCAGAGCTTGACGGTTATTGGCCATCATGTACAGTACGACTCCAGTCTACTTTTCGGGGGTATCCAAGAGCTAGAAAACGGTGCAGATGTATATGTTCGCTACTTTGATCACTATTATGCTTATAAAGTTGAGTCAAACCGTATCATTAGAGAAACTGATCTTTCAGAACTGCAAGATAAAGGCCCCAATTATCTCTACTTAGTCACATGTAATAGTGCCACAGAAACTCCTTATCGTGTACTTGTAACTGCTAAAAAAGTAACTGAGTCACCCGTAAAAAAGATCCAATCTACCTTCCATGAGAAGCAAACCGCTATCCAAAAAACTCAAACAAAAACTTACTGGTTGAAATTTCTGCTGCCATTACTCGTCGTTCTGATTCTTGCTTTAGTCTTTCTCATTTATATCTGGAGGCTATAA
- the tkt gene encoding transketolase, producing the protein MFDNTDQLAVNSIRTLSMDAIQKANSGHPGLPMGAAPMAYVLWSKFLNVNPQTGRKWSNRDRFVLSAGHGSAMLYSLLHLAGYKVSIDDLKNFRQWGSKTPGHPEVDWTDGVEATTGPLGQGIANAVGMAMAEAHLAATYNKPDFDIVDHYTYALNGDGDLMEGVSQEAASLAGKLKLGKLVLFYDSNNISLDGDLDKSFIDDIKMRFESYGWQHILVKDGNDLTEIAAAVEQAKAETEKPTIIEVKTVIGYGAEKQGTSAVHGAPLGAEGIEFAKKAYGWDYPEFTVPEEVTERFRQTLNTRGEAMEQVWNDMFTAYAEKYPELAEQYVKAFENETPELELSKHELGSSKASRVTSQEAIQELSAQMPNLWGGSADLSASNNTMAKNDTDFMPDNYAGRNIWFGVREFAMGAIMNGIALHGGTRVYGGTFFVFSNYMLPAVRMAALQELPVTYVWTHDSIAVGEDGPTHEPVEQLASVRSMPNLDTIRPADGNEVVAAWRRAASSKKRPTALVLTRQNLPVLEGTAQLAEEGLNRGAYILSKEEGELEGIIIATGSEVALALEAKKELGKGVRVVSMPSMNIFDEQSAEYREEILPKNVCCRLAVEAGTSFGWAKYIGLAGATVTVDKWGASAPANIVLPEYGFTVENVVKTYKEMKENCPKDCC; encoded by the coding sequence ATGTTTGACAACACCGATCAGTTAGCTGTAAATTCAATCCGTACTTTGTCAATGGATGCTATCCAAAAAGCAAACTCTGGACATCCAGGATTGCCAATGGGTGCGGCACCAATGGCTTATGTTCTTTGGAGTAAGTTTTTGAATGTGAACCCACAAACAGGACGTAAATGGTCTAACCGCGATCGCTTTGTCCTTTCTGCAGGACACGGTTCGGCAATGCTTTACAGTCTTTTACACTTGGCAGGATACAAAGTATCAATAGATGATTTGAAAAACTTCCGCCAATGGGGCTCAAAAACTCCAGGACATCCTGAAGTAGACTGGACAGATGGTGTAGAAGCGACTACAGGTCCTTTAGGACAAGGTATCGCCAATGCTGTTGGTATGGCAATGGCCGAAGCACATTTAGCTGCTACTTACAATAAACCAGATTTTGATATTGTGGATCACTATACTTATGCCTTAAATGGTGATGGTGACCTTATGGAAGGTGTTTCTCAAGAAGCAGCGTCACTCGCTGGTAAGTTAAAACTTGGAAAACTTGTACTTTTCTATGATTCAAATAATATCTCTCTTGATGGTGATTTGGATAAATCATTTATCGATGATATTAAAATGCGTTTTGAAAGCTACGGTTGGCAACATATCTTGGTTAAAGACGGCAACGATTTGACTGAAATTGCAGCAGCTGTAGAACAAGCAAAAGCTGAAACTGAAAAACCAACAATTATTGAGGTTAAGACTGTTATTGGATATGGTGCTGAAAAACAAGGCACTTCAGCAGTACACGGGGCTCCTCTTGGTGCAGAAGGTATTGAATTTGCGAAGAAAGCTTATGGATGGGACTATCCAGAATTCACTGTTCCCGAAGAAGTTACTGAGCGTTTCCGTCAAACATTGAATACACGTGGCGAAGCTATGGAACAAGTATGGAACGATATGTTCACAGCTTACGCTGAAAAATATCCAGAGCTTGCTGAACAATATGTAAAAGCGTTTGAAAATGAAACACCTGAACTTGAATTAAGCAAGCATGAACTTGGTTCAAGCAAAGCTTCACGTGTAACTTCACAAGAAGCTATACAAGAACTGTCAGCACAAATGCCAAACCTTTGGGGTGGTTCAGCTGACTTATCAGCATCAAACAATACAATGGCTAAAAATGATACAGACTTTATGCCAGATAACTATGCTGGTCGTAACATTTGGTTTGGTGTCCGTGAATTTGCGATGGGCGCAATTATGAACGGTATTGCTCTCCATGGCGGTACACGTGTTTATGGTGGTACATTCTTCGTTTTCAGTAATTATATGCTTCCTGCTGTCCGTATGGCTGCACTGCAAGAATTGCCTGTTACATATGTTTGGACACACGATTCAATCGCGGTTGGTGAAGATGGTCCAACACATGAACCTGTCGAACAATTGGCTTCAGTACGTTCTATGCCAAACTTAGATACGATCCGCCCTGCAGATGGTAATGAAGTTGTTGCCGCATGGCGTCGTGCAGCTTCAAGCAAAAAACGTCCAACAGCGCTTGTTTTGACACGTCAAAACTTGCCAGTTCTTGAAGGAACAGCACAATTGGCTGAGGAAGGCCTCAATCGTGGTGCCTACATTCTTTCCAAAGAAGAAGGTGAACTTGAAGGAATTATCATCGCAACAGGTTCAGAAGTAGCACTTGCGCTTGAAGCTAAAAAAGAATTAGGAAAAGGCGTACGTGTTGTTTCTATGCCTTCAATGAATATCTTTGACGAACAATCTGCAGAATATAGAGAAGAAATTCTTCCGAAAAATGTCTGCTGCCGTTTGGCTGTCGAAGCAGGAACAAGCTTCGGCTGGGCGAAATATATTGGTTTAGCTGGAGCCACTGTAACCGTAGATAAATGGGGCGCTTCAGCACCTGCAAATATTGTTTTACCAGAGTATGGCTTTACAGTAGAAAATGTTGTAAAAACATATAAAGAAATGAAAGAAAACTGTCCTAAAGATTGCTGCTAA
- a CDS encoding WxL domain-containing protein: protein MKTKKIISLTALALIASSTGASTVFAADGGVYNSDSTITYTPASGPTDPVDPGDPGTTVDPEGPKNPGTDGPLSIDYASNFNFGTQEITSADKTYFAAATTLTDKTTRPNWVQVTDNRGTLAGWSLSLQASEFTNGKTGTGSVLSGATLKLENGHIVSASDAAADQSVASVTLTPGTSSGTILGATAGKGAGTNLLVWGDDTTKASSVSLAVPGKTTKLADTYQSTLTWTLTDTPAN from the coding sequence ATGAAAACGAAAAAAATTATTTCTCTCACAGCACTTGCTTTAATTGCTTCATCTACTGGAGCATCAACAGTCTTTGCGGCTGATGGCGGAGTGTATAACTCTGACAGTACAATTACTTATACTCCAGCAAGTGGGCCAACTGATCCCGTTGATCCAGGTGACCCAGGAACCACAGTTGATCCTGAAGGTCCAAAAAATCCAGGAACTGATGGACCACTGTCCATTGATTATGCGTCGAATTTTAATTTTGGTACGCAAGAAATCACTTCTGCGGATAAAACATATTTTGCAGCAGCAACAACACTTACGGACAAAACAACACGTCCAAACTGGGTCCAAGTTACAGATAATCGCGGAACACTTGCTGGTTGGTCCCTTTCACTTCAAGCCTCAGAATTTACAAACGGTAAAACAGGTACAGGTTCTGTGTTGAGTGGTGCTACTTTGAAACTTGAAAATGGTCATATAGTTTCAGCTTCAGATGCAGCAGCAGACCAATCTGTAGCTTCTGTAACCTTAACACCTGGTACTTCATCAGGAACAATCCTTGGCGCGACTGCCGGTAAAGGGGCAGGTACAAACTTGCTGGTTTGGGGAGATGATACAACTAAAGCATCTTCTGTTTCATTGGCGGTTCCAGGTAAAACAACAAAATTAGCTGATACTTATCAATCAACTCTGACATGGACATTGACAGATACTCCAGCAAACTAA
- a CDS encoding WxL domain-containing protein, whose translation MKKELVYSTSLILAATVCAVSSESITAESVNYSSFGQVGFVAGNEITPPVSPGPEEPGKPVFPVWPGGVTPPPGTAGPLSIDYASSFDFGINNISTQDKIYYAKSQKYADSTLETPNYIQVTDNRGTTAGWTLKVREVAQFHQENAAAKHPVLEGAMLSLVNPQTVSLNEDTPPTAQEVLDLVPEKETVVATAEKGAGAGTWIIRWGSELVTQDTLNQAEQRVKENFSKDVQLFVPGKTVKDAASYTTQLNWILSELPQNG comes from the coding sequence ATGAAAAAAGAACTCGTATATAGTACAAGCTTGATTCTGGCTGCGACAGTCTGCGCTGTTTCTTCAGAAAGTATTACAGCTGAATCTGTAAATTATTCATCGTTTGGTCAAGTTGGTTTTGTTGCTGGAAACGAGATAACTCCTCCTGTCAGTCCAGGCCCAGAAGAACCAGGTAAGCCTGTTTTTCCTGTATGGCCTGGAGGAGTTACCCCTCCACCAGGAACAGCGGGACCTTTATCCATAGATTATGCGTCATCGTTTGATTTTGGAATAAATAATATTTCCACTCAAGATAAAATCTACTATGCAAAGTCACAAAAGTATGCTGATTCGACATTGGAAACACCAAATTATATCCAAGTTACCGATAATCGTGGAACGACTGCGGGATGGACTTTAAAAGTTCGAGAAGTAGCCCAATTTCATCAAGAAAATGCAGCTGCAAAACATCCTGTTTTAGAAGGCGCAATGCTTTCTTTAGTTAATCCCCAAACAGTGTCTTTGAACGAGGATACGCCACCAACTGCACAAGAAGTACTTGACCTTGTTCCTGAAAAAGAAACAGTAGTGGCAACAGCAGAAAAGGGGGCTGGCGCCGGTACATGGATCATACGATGGGGCAGTGAACTTGTAACGCAAGATACACTGAACCAAGCGGAACAACGTGTAAAAGAGAACTTTAGTAAGGATGTTCAGCTTTTTGTTCCGGGAAAAACGGTTAAAGATGCGGCTTCTTACACTACACAACTGAATTGGATTCTTTCTGAACTTCCTCAGAATGGCTGA